CCTGCGCGTCCACTTGTGACGCATGTGTGGATTCTTGTGATTGTAACATGTCTGTTGACGGTGGTTGGCTTTGTGGCGGATGGTCCACTTTTGCCATTTTGGAATAGTAAGGCAGGAAGAACCTCTCTGTAGCGCAGGTCCGCATGGCCAGATACGTGTGCATTAGCAGGTGGGGGAAACGAGACGTGAAGTAGGAAACAAAGTCATCAGGGATGGAGCCCAGTGTCTCCTGGACCTCGGCAGGTAACTCTCGGTAATGATGTTTCTGTTCAAACAACGCAAGACTCAGGCTTTCAAATGCTCCGGTCATTAAGCAGTGCACACAAATAAGGAGAGTACACTCTTACTTTGTTCCTCATTGCACGGAGGAGGTCTCTGACTGAGCTGCCTTTGTAGGACCGGAACTTTCTCAGGTCTGGAAGCAATGAGAATTGCGcatcgagttaaaaaaaaaaaaacgtagcctAGCAAATTCTGCTCGTTTAATACTAAcaacacaatgcaaaatgcaacAGAGGACAATGCTGTAGGAGAGTGctttaatgacaaaacaaataattgtaAGAATTTCACAAAGAAACAATTTTAttcgattttttccccccttgactTTTAGAATAAACACATGACATTTAGGTAACAAGTTTGCCCCCCGCCTTTTGAAATTTGATTTCCCCTGATTCCTAAAAAGCTTTGCATCAGATGTTATTTTGTATTAATTTAAACCAACTTCCACAGAAATtataggggggaaaaacattttgatcCTTAATGAATTATCATCTTAAATATTCAACATCAAATGAGCCATTAGCCATGGCTCATTCGACATTTTTAAACATCTGATCTCACCCGTAGCAATAAATTCAACTTAACTAACCAAATGGCTTAATCGCTCATGCTTACGCGAAGATAGTGTTTGCATTGGAAACTTGCGTCCTACCCGTTTGCAGCGGCACGGTGATGTGTTCCCTCCAGTCACTCTTGACCACAGCCCGCCCTCCTCGCTCCAGCTGTCTCACAATCGCTCCGTCCAGCGGCTCCTTCTCGATTCTGTCACTCACATCCTGCAAGCGGCAACAAACGCACTACTATATTGTACGGCTCGGCCCGCTCTGTACTTTAATCCACGCCAAGCATTTACATTATCTGCACTCCTGTAAAATTTGTCTCATTAATTTGTTAGCAACTTTGACTATCGTAAGCAAAAAAGACAGACCTGGAAGAACTGTAGTTCCTTCTCCAGGCTCCAGAAGAAAGGGTGTTTGAGAACACACTCGGCCGAGGGCCTGAGATGAGGATCCATGCTCAGCATCTGCTCTATCAGGTTTCGGGCTACAATGTCGCCTGGTTCAAGAAAATGGCACGGGCCATGATGAGGTGCTCACAAATCTCCACAAAGCCTTGCTATGAACCCAACATTTCGGTTTAGACCTCACCATGTTTGTCGGTCTGCAGATGATCTAGGCTGTATGTTCCCAGAAGGATGTTGGCTTGCCTTTGCAGTGACTTGCCGAAAGGATGGCTACCTTGAGATACCACGTAGTAGAAGACGCATCCAGCAGAGAAGATATCAACAGTGCACGTCTTAAaaacaagagggaaaaaaacatctggagTGAATTTCAACTCTTCACACTTATTTAGCCATGCCTCAATTCATTCGTGCATGCGGCAGTCCCTCCTACCCCATTCAAATAATACATATGATGCTCTGCCATGACACTTCAAATAAGAGCTGTGGAATTTGGACAAAATGTGATTTCCTAAATGGTTATTTTATATCCTGATAATATACAGTGTATCCTTAAAATGACATTAACTTTAATGGCAATTTTCTcaatttatttataaagcaTTTTTATATTGACCACCTGACTAAAAGAATAAAcgatttaataaaataaaacaaaacacaaatatccACTGGCCAAacaaattacattaaaatatccatccatcctttttctgatgCCCTTATCCTGACATGGGtcatggggcgtgctggagcctatcccagctatcttcaggctgtaggcggggtacaccctgaactggttgccaatggcagggcacatatagatgaACAACAATCCGTGGttacagtcacacctagggccaatttagaATGATCCATGTTCTTGGAaggtgggtggaaaccggagtacccaaagaaaacccaagcaggctcagggagaacatgcaaactctgcacctctgtataaccagttgaccaccagcCCCCCAGCCCATTGAAATATATGGTTGTAAAATCACTTTTTAAGGAATGCAGTAAAGagcaaataattaaaataatagtGCTTCATGTAACATTCAAGAATGTGTACCATTTATCCTATCAATTTATTATaaagcagggaaaaaaatggcaggatGTCATTTGCGGCAAGGTAAAGCTAAGAATACATAACGATTATATTGTATGCTAGAGGTAGaccgaaatgtttttttcaggccTGAAACTCATTATTTGAACTCACCGGGTTGTCTTTGCAGTCCTCGCTGAGAACCTCGGGAGCGATCCAGCCCTCCGTCCCCGGCACTCCAGACCTTCTGCTGAAACTATGGCGGCCTGCTGCTAATTTCTTGCACAAGCCAAAGTCTGAGATCATGGCCCGGACCCGACCATGGGCGTTGGGCATGGACACTAAGATATTGTGAGGTTTCAGGTCTCTGTGGACTGCAGGGGGAGGTCAAAGTTGAGGTGGGGATGGATTAACAGTGTAATGCAGTCACTAATGCATAACaaccattttaaaacaattacCTATGTTGAGGGAGTGCAGATGAGCCAGTCCCGATATGGCCTGTTGCAGTAGCATAACCGGCTCCAGTCCATGACGGTCAAAATCTCTCATCTCCACATACTAGACAAAACCAAAAAGAGTTATCCTTAGAACACAGCTtcatacgttaaaaaaaattaatgtccaaaataaatattagAATGAATGTTTGTGAAACCTCTTGAAGAGAGGCAGCACATAGCTCGGTGGCAATGTACTGGAACTGGCGGTCCCTCTCGGTGCAGAAGTACCGAATGACGTTCGGGTGCTCGTCCGACTCCCGCAGCAGCTGAACTTCCCGGTCTGCAAAGCTGAAGCACTCCGGGAGAATCCTTTTCACCGCCACCGGACGGTTGTCAAACTGACCCCTGGTGGATGATAGATGGGTTGTATAGGCCACCCCAACAACAATATCCTGTCATTTTCATACTTACTTGTATACAATGGTGCCCTCAGCACCATGACCCAACACTTGTTTGGGATGGAACTTGATGTTACCCACTCTGACAATGTTGGACTCATCCTCTAATGCGACAAAAAGAGCAAACTGTCAAAAGGGTCTTTTCTACAGACGCACACAAGCAATGAGTGTTAATGGCCTCTTGACTTCACCTCCATCCTCGTGTTCATTGGCAGAGCTGCCCAGCTCGGAAACGGAGAGATTGGAGTGGTTGGAGGCACGCGGGGTGACATTTGGGCTGCTGTGGTCGGAGCATTCCGAGCGAGTGTGAGCCACTTCCAGGTAGTCGCTGTCCGGGACCAGAGGAAGCGACATGTCCGCAGAGGGGAAAGGCTGCTGCCTCTGCAGCATCTCCAATCGTTCAGCCATCCGTCGTTGGAACTCCTggtgctgcagctgctgctgcttgtgGACACTCTGCAACAAAAGAGGACATAAAATATCCGACAcaccacttcaacatagttcttttttcatttaaagGCAATCCAGAGCAGCTGCAGACTTGTGTACGAGTATGAGTTATAGAACACACACATTGGAGGTACAGTGGTAtctctacttacgaatgtctcttcacacgaggttttcaagttacaaaacgccttaacaggaaaatattgcctctagttccgaaatttcaagatacaaaaggtaaaaacacAGTATGggttgctactcgcagctctgaTTTTTCTGAGTGAAACATAATTATTACTCTTTCTAttccgagcatcatcctggcatcccattggccaagagggacctctaccgtatgtgtctgtgtCGACAGATAGATGTGTGTTTTTGCAGCGTCCTTGTCATTCGCCTCtcaggccatgaggtgttccgatagtttcaCGTCAATGTGAATCCCCAGAAAAAGTGTACACTAgtcaggcgatcgctcactccgttgattttgccttggacatttttgaaggattcttaaaagccgacaaaagcggCTGTCCTTTGCTcggttcttgacaaaacgccaggcataaaccacttctgagagagaacatgaactaaagagggcaaaaaacgatgaggatgcagttaaaagtcaAATGaccgtcatttttattctttatttgttttttacattatgcacaactctcatttactgtgcaaaaatcaaattttaatgcattattatgctttagaaaacatttatgtctgaattttgggggtcttggaacggattggggcatttacataaaaaatgcgtctctacttacaaaattttgtagttaagaaatttcttccggaaccaattcatttcttaaattgatgtgccactgtatttatttgtctGGATGGAGATACTCGTATATTACTTGCCTTGGGGTACGTGATCACAAAGGCCACCCAACCCGCCAGGAGGAAAGTGGAAAAGATAATGGTGGCCATGTCTTTCAGCATTGAGTCCACAGAGGCTTCCGGACGAACGGTGCGACCACCAAGCCCGGGTTCTTGGATTGACATTTCAGGCATAGCGGAAGGTGGAATGTCCTCCAtgacaacatttttcacattctaCAAAATGAAGACAGCAAgttgcataaaaaaaacaattatttacccTTTAGGACCACAGCATTTGGTACACATTTACACAATACAGTgaaatccaccaaaaaaaaagtggcgcgcacgcacacacacacgcgttcaCTCACCTCCTCAGCTTTCTTGTTACTACTCGGTGGAATGACGTTGGCCTGGTTACGAGGAAGGCTATCAGGGAATCTTTCCAGGATCTTGTTGTGAGCTTCAGGAGGTGTCTCGTGATGACCTAAAAATTAgtttttcatgtttgaaatggTAAACAGTATGCTTTTTGCTAAATGTATAAAGTCATCTATCGTACCGATGAGCAGCAGGTAGTTACGCATGTAGTTAATGCGATTGCGCCCGCGCAGCGCAGAGTTGAACTTAACACTGGTGCTCGGCGTAATGACACACTCTTCGTCCTCGTCCGTCTCCTTCCTGTCTGGACCCTCCAGCATAGGGAAGGTGCTTCCCCGAGGCTGCGCatgcaaacaaatatttaaCTCATTAAATCCCACccattttactggattttgactgatttgaaaGGGCCACAGATTACTGTGTTCTATTGTGATATAAACCTCGAGGCAACTAAAAGAAACATGAGAAAGGCCGTTTCTATCTTTTGAAATCAATCATGATAAAATGGCTACATTTCATTATTCGGAAGAAAAAACGGGAAAAGGGAccttttttgtaaaagcattcaTTTTAAGTATGGCACTACTATTTTTTGCTCCAACATCTAAATAAGACTTTCCTTCTATAAAACAGCATACACAATtgacagcaaaaatatttatctgTACTCTATTGAACTAATGAAATGAACTATGAACAGAAGTGAAACAATGAGTTCAGTCCCTATGTTTGCATGTGTAAGTGCACACACGTGCACTGTACATGCACGCGTGTCCCCACCACCCAGCAATTTTGTGCGCTCGCATGCGCGTGTCCCCTTCACACGCAAATTTGTGcagattgtttttgtgtgtgatacAAAATGAAGCAATTTCCCTAATATGAGGTCACACAAAATGTCTTACACCGCATTCTGGTTTCACTTCACTTGCTCTTGCGAAGGCACTTGCTCTTGCGAAGGCACTTTCGCTGCGGTGTGGCTTTTGCATGAGGCAGACTATGTTCGTGCACACGTAGCCTCTTTTGATGGCTGCTTCTTACTTTTTGCGGATGAAAGCAACTTGATACTTCCAAAAATTCCGCCCCAAGTCATGGTGGAagattttcttcctcaaaagcAATCCTCACAGGTTGCATataattgttttgatttctccTTCGCTACTGGTTCAAATGCCCCCTCTACTAATTAAACGCTACTCTACCGGACACAAGTCTGGACAGATTTTAAATGACTTACAATGCAGACAACCCTGATACTTAATCAGAGGCCGTCTCAGACCCTTCTGCACactatggtgcaaaataaagGAAATGACATATAAATATGCGTAGCAAGCTGTAGCGGGTTCTCAAGACGTATTTATACATAatggggattgaatgagttcagGAATCCAGAAATGTTTTCCTGTCATGGGAATCCGAACAATACAATAAAGTgctccaatattttttttcctaccagTACATGAATAAAAACTGATGCTAGTCCTTGGGAAACTAAACCTGAATATTAAGACATGAACATATTACATGTAAATATTCATGAGCGTTAACAACACAAGAGTCACTCACTCACCACCACCGTGACTCCATCGTGCACCAGAGAGGGAGACGCATATAGGCTGGTGGAATATTTACCCACATACAAAGTGGACCTGAAACAgttcaaataaaaattaaaaaacaataaaattatatacagtatatatttatatagattGAATATGTATATCTGGCACCACATTCTCTTGTGATTAATCATGTGTACAACCGGATTAAGGGAAATGAGCTGCAGACTGAAAATGAAAACGAACATTCTGTGCTTTCCGAAACTGAAAACCAACAGCTGAAAGTACTGGTTTTCATGTTTGAAACAAACAAGACCAGCTGTGAACCCAATACAAATCTAATGCGGAGTTAAACAATTGTGTATTGCTACTGGGATACTCCACACCCCGCACTAGGGATGGGCATGAGAAATTTCAGTCAACTGTGTTGAATTGAATCATCAAGTAATTGAGCCAAAATGGAGCGCACAACTTGCCTGCTGTACCGTAATGCATTGCCTTCCTCACATCTTGGCTGTATgatttactgtaatgcactttattttggagtcagccaaccCTCGGTCAAACGTCTCCATCTGGATCAAATCTCAGCTACCGGTACTCTTACTTTAACTGGAATGCTGAAGAGGAAGCATGTAAATCCTATTCCGCTctccatttaaattgtttttatgttttacgtGTACTTTGTATTGATGTGCTTCACTGTATTTCAACTGAAGTGTTCttcaaataaagttgagttgagttgctgTTGATTCAACGTAAACAATTTTGGGGGTGAAGCAAGAACAAAACATGACCTATGTCAATGCAGATGGTCATGAGGACATTTGTCCCTATGCACGTGATGACCACGTAAAGAGAGGATTCCAAAATTTGTGACAGCAAAGAAAGAGCATACAGAGTGGACTCAGTTTGCTTACATTAACTTATTGTCTGTCTTCTTCTCCTTTGGAAAGGGGTACTTCCACTGGGTGATACGGCCCATATCTCCGGACATGAACGTAAGATAGCGCAGGGTTTCCACGGCCACGTTGGTGTGGACGACTTTGCGAAGCCCCTCACGCTGCCAGATGTACATGGCCACGACAGGCGAGTTGTAGTTTTGGACCCACTGGACGTCACCAGATTCGCTGTCCACCGTCACCACCAGGCCGTCGCCGTTCGACACAAAATGGGCCATCTCTGCGGGGTCACCGGGGGAGCGGATTCGCGTCAGATAAAGTCACGACAGAGTGAAGGCAGCTAGGTGACTGACTGTATTTGGTATCATCATCGGGAAGGGTGGAGGCGTAGTCCGAATAAGTTGCATTCCACTGCAGTTCTCGGCTTTTGGTGTCATACATGGTGATGGTATATTCTACAACAGGGACACAAGCCATGAGACAGTAAATGCATTGTTTTGCTTCTGTAACATCAGGAATGGGATGGCGGAAAGTGCCCACGATCTATTTCAGGGTGTCAATGCATACAAGTGGATAGAAAAGTGAAACTTGATTCTGAATAGGTGGTGTCATGTGTCAAACACTCAAATACCATTACTAAGcccttttctctttttgtgATGTAACATCTTGAAGGGGCATTTAAAGTTGCATGTTCAAAAGCATatgagaaaatgtgtttgttcttttCACCTGTGCGCCCCAGATAGAGGAGAGAGGAGGAAGGGCACAGCATGTCGGCAAAGGACGACGTCAGCGTCTGCTGCTTCTCACCAGTCAACAGGTCCACCACGTACCAGAGGTCCTGCTTCTtacctacacacacacgtacacaaaacAATTTGTCAGTCACCATTCACGTGGTAATAGTCCCAAGTGATGAAGAACGTTTGACCGATTAAGGATTGATGTGCATTATAATAGATCGTATTGACACTAGATCTGCACCTACTGGATATTTTTAGATATTTCGATTTTCCTCCTTTATTTTTCATGCATTGTACTTTTTAATAGACACAGAGTATGGGGGTGAAGAGAAAGATTCTATAATCAGCCTTACCCATGTAAAGGATTCCATCTGAACTGCGGCAGGGAGACGCTTGCACCAACTCAGGAATAGTGAATGGTAATTTCTGtttgagaacaaacaaaaaaacatgagcgAACAGGAATGCCTcgttattttatgataacatACGAGAGTGAGAAGTGAGAGCACACTATTTGTGCTAAAGTCATTTCCTCTTACTGTCAGGCCTTCATTGTTCTTTCCACCCAGAGAATACAGACTGCCATCGTTGGGATCAGGCAGAAAGGCTGGcctggaagaaaaaagaaaaaaaaaacaaaacagtgccaTTACCCGAATGACAAGTATAACTACTGAAAGCTACATTAAAGGAAGTCCAAATGTTATAAATACGTTGAACCATTGTTCACGTAAATTACGTACTCTGCAACATGCGTGGGGACTTGAAGAACTGGATCTGTAaggacataaaatgacaaatgttgaaGTTGCCAGTCAAGACTGAcaaaagcataaatgagcacAAGAGACTGTGTGACCAGGAGTTGGAGAGCAAGAATATTCAGGCCCAGCAAACGCCAATGAGCTCCAATGACCCAGAAATTTCTCGATAGAACACAGAAGGCTTTTCATAGGCATATAGAAACcttatgataaaataaaatcgcCAAAGTCCACCGCCTTAAAATGCAAGGATTTAACTCCCAGTGTCTTTTGCTTTGTTCTATAACTCCTCACAGGGTTTGTACCAAGTGCTTCAGTGCCAGTCGGAGATGATCACCAGCAGAGCAGAACAGCTGATTGTGTTGAGCCATGTCTAACAATGTGTAGTGTATCTGTTCGGGTTATTTTCTCCTCCCTTGTCTTTTTTGTCCCCATGCAGTTGATTTAATATAACTCGCATACTCCaatttttgtgagaaaaaaaaatcccccaaaagaaTCAATCTCGGCAGCAAACACGGTTTTGAAAGTCAGACAAGTTGTTCAACCAGCATGTAATCATGTTGGGAGATCCCACGGCATCATATTTGATCCAATCTCCTAAAGCAagttgattaactcattcagtaccagccatttctggaccaagtctgaaaagacgtttaaaaacgtctttgggagtgtatgagttaaaaatgacaaatcacGGTGCCCGTTGTCCGGAAAAGCGACACGAGTTAAAAGACTTCTAAAAC
This region of Hippocampus zosterae strain Florida chromosome 17, ASM2543408v3, whole genome shotgun sequence genomic DNA includes:
- the ern1 gene encoding serine/threonine-protein kinase/endoribonuclease IRE1; translation: MMDWSVSTRALVWCILLYYAALPLQVFCNASTVSLPENLLFVSTLEGNLHAVSKKSGAIKWTLKEDPVLQVPTHVAEPAFLPDPNDGSLYSLGGKNNEGLTKLPFTIPELVQASPCRSSDGILYMGKKQDLWYVVDLLTGEKQQTLTSSFADMLCPSSSLLYLGRTEYTITMYDTKSRELQWNATYSDYASTLPDDDTKYKMAHFVSNGDGLVVTVDSESGDVQWVQNYNSPVVAMYIWQREGLRKVVHTNVAVETLRYLTFMSGDMGRITQWKYPFPKEKKTDNKLMSTLYVGKYSTSLYASPSLVHDGVTVVPRGSTFPMLEGPDRKETDEDEECVITPSTSVKFNSALRGRNRINYMRNYLLLIGHHETPPEAHNKILERFPDSLPRNQANVIPPSSNKKAEENVKNVVMEDIPPSAMPEMSIQEPGLGGRTVRPEASVDSMLKDMATIIFSTFLLAGWVAFVITYPKSVHKQQQLQHQEFQRRMAERLEMLQRQQPFPSADMSLPLVPDSDYLEVAHTRSECSDHSSPNVTPRASNHSNLSVSELGSSANEHEDGEDESNIVRVGNIKFHPKQVLGHGAEGTIVYKGQFDNRPVAVKRILPECFSFADREVQLLRESDEHPNVIRYFCTERDRQFQYIATELCAASLQEYVEMRDFDRHGLEPVMLLQQAISGLAHLHSLNIVHRDLKPHNILVSMPNAHGRVRAMISDFGLCKKLAAGRHSFSRRSGVPGTEGWIAPEVLSEDCKDNPTCTVDIFSAGCVFYYVVSQGSHPFGKSLQRQANILLGTYSLDHLQTDKHGDIVARNLIEQMLSMDPHLRPSAECVLKHPFFWSLEKELQFFQDVSDRIEKEPLDGAIVRQLERGGRAVVKSDWREHITVPLQTDLRKFRSYKGSSVRDLLRAMRNKKHHYRELPAEVQETLGSIPDDFVSYFTSRFPHLLMHTYLAMRTCATERFFLPYYSKMAKVDHPPQSQPPSTDMLQSQESTHASQVDAQEGHGPEGPHEPAAFLDPPVESAEASPSDLNWHTLASEPLTSHLRLNGSSLPDGGAA